AATAAGAGATCTTGCTTCTATAGAACTAGGTTTAAAAACTGCTAATTATAAATATGCGAAAACATTAAATGAGTTAATTTATGCCATAGATTTAATTGGTTTTCCTTGTGTTGTGAAGCCTCTAATGTCTAGCTCTGGTAAAGGACAGTCAATTGTTAAAAACAAAAAAGATATTCAAAATGCATGGGATTATGCTATTTCTGGATCCAGAGGGGATTTAAATGAAATAATTATTGAAGAATTTATCAATTTTGATTATGAAATTACATTATTAACTCTTACACAAAATAATGGTAATACTCTTTTTTGTCCACCAATAGGTCACTGCCAACAAAGAGGTGATTATCAGGAAAGTTGGCAACCAATGAATATGAATGAAATACATTTAAGGTTAGCTCAAGATATGGCATCTAGTGTAACCTCTGCTTTAGGTGGTAATGGAATCTGGGGCGTGGAATTCTTTATTGCAAATGATGAAGTTTATTTTTCTGAATTATCACCAAGGCCTCACGATACTGGTATGGTTACATTAGCTGGTACACAAAATTTCACAGAGTTTGAATTGCATTCTCGTGCTATTTTAGGAATACCTGTTTTGAATATTTCCTTAGTTAGAAATGGTGCTTCGTCTGTTATTTTAGCTGATAAGAAAATTAATAATCCACCAACTTATTTAGGAATAAAAGAGGCGGCTAAATTTCCAAATACAGATTTTAGGATTTTTGGTAAACCTTCTGCACATAAATTTAGAAGAATGGCAGTTGCACTTGCTTATGGTAATGACAATATTGACATTTTAGTGAGCAATGCAAAGAAGGTTGCTAATTGTATTTTTGTTGATTCTTAATTTATTTAATTTTAATTAATAATCCCTAAAATATATTGTATTTAGGTGCCACAATATGTTTTATATTTTTTTTCAAAATCTGAGCTTGGAGGCTTCATGTAACTGATTAGTTTTTCTTGATATCCATATGGTTTTTTAATGATTTTTAATAATTTTTGAAATGAATTCATATTTCCATTACTTGCCTCTTCTATTGCATTTTCAACGATATGA
This region of Flavobacteriales bacterium TMED191 genomic DNA includes:
- a CDS encoding formate-dependent phosphoribosylglycinamide formyltransferase; the protein is MRKKILLLGSGELGKELVISMQRLGQYIIAVDNYENAPAMQVAHESEVINMLDGEELDRIVLKHNPDFIVPEVESIRTERFYDYEKKNITVIPSAKAVNYTMNRKAIRDLASIELGLKTANYKYAKTLNELIYAIDLIGFPCVVKPLMSSSGKGQSIVKNKKDIQNAWDYAISGSRGDLNEIIIEEFINFDYEITLLTLTQNNGNTLFCPPIGHCQQRGDYQESWQPMNMNEIHLRLAQDMASSVTSALGGNGIWGVEFFIANDEVYFSELSPRPHDTGMVTLAGTQNFTEFELHSRAILGIPVLNISLVRNGASSVILADKKINNPPTYLGIKEAAKFPNTDFRIFGKPSAHKFRRMAVALAYGNDNIDILVSNAKKVANCIFVDS